One region of Carbonactinospora thermoautotrophica genomic DNA includes:
- the def gene encoding peptide deformylase → MSERTVKQSGERGEQETRPQAGPGRRGTVRPIVQLGDPVLRKPCAEVTDFGPELEQLAEDMFASMYAANGCGLAANQIGVSLRVFVYDCPTEDGDHVGVVVNPRLELPDVADRVLLEEEEGCLSIKGGWARVARPSYAVVHGFDLRGEPITVEGTGYFARCLQHECDHLDGGLYIDRLPARARKSLLRSLNLQEG, encoded by the coding sequence GTGAGCGAGCGAACCGTCAAGCAGAGCGGCGAGCGCGGCGAGCAGGAGACGCGCCCGCAGGCCGGCCCGGGGCGGCGCGGCACGGTGCGGCCGATCGTGCAACTGGGCGACCCGGTGCTGCGCAAGCCCTGTGCCGAGGTCACCGACTTCGGCCCTGAGCTGGAGCAACTCGCCGAGGACATGTTCGCGTCAATGTACGCCGCCAACGGGTGCGGGCTCGCGGCCAACCAGATCGGCGTGTCGCTGCGCGTGTTCGTGTACGACTGCCCGACGGAGGATGGCGACCACGTCGGCGTCGTCGTCAATCCCCGGTTGGAGCTGCCGGACGTGGCCGACCGCGTCCTCCTCGAGGAGGAGGAAGGCTGCCTGTCCATCAAGGGCGGCTGGGCCCGGGTGGCCCGTCCCTCCTACGCCGTCGTCCACGGCTTCGACCTGCGCGGCGAGCCGATCACGGTCGAGGGCACCGGGTACTTCGCGCGCTGCCTGCAGCACGAGTGCGACCACCTCGACGGCGGCCTGTACATCGACCGCCTGCCCGCCCGCGCCCGCAAGTCCCTGCTCCGTTCGCTGAACCTCCAGGAGGGCTGA
- a CDS encoding potassium/proton antiporter: protein MGGLLSVEELDRVLLVGAAVLLVAIVAVRLSTRTGLPSLLIYLGLGLALGTDGLGIEFSDVELTRTLGYAALIVILAEGGLTTRWSTIRPVVPVAVALATVGVGVSVGVTALVAHAAFDMEWRHALLLGAIVSSTDAAAVFSVLRRLPLSQRVVGALEAESGFNDAPVVILVSALSMPGEPGSLWQLLGMLVFELAVGAVVGLAVGRVGAATLRRVALPASGLYPLAVFGLIVGAYAAAALLHGSGFLATYLAALVLGNARLPHGPATRGFAEGLAWLAQIGLFILLGLLATPHDMGSALLPALVIGTALLLLARPLSVLVSVLPFRMPWREQAILSWAGLRGAVPIVLATVPLVTGVERAGQLFNIVFVLVVVFTLVQGPTLPWLARLLGFGHGLDAHDLGVESAPLEHLGAHLLEVRVPDDSRLHGVEIFELRLPRGAAVTLVVRDGQSFVPTPTTTLRHGDELLVVTTEEVREETERRLRAVSRGGKLARWFGEHG from the coding sequence CTGGGAGGTCTTTTGAGCGTCGAAGAACTCGATCGTGTGCTGCTGGTCGGCGCCGCGGTCCTGCTCGTGGCGATCGTGGCGGTACGCCTGTCCACGCGCACCGGCCTCCCTAGCCTGCTCATCTACCTGGGGCTGGGCCTGGCACTCGGCACGGACGGGCTGGGCATCGAGTTCAGCGACGTCGAGCTGACCCGCACCCTCGGGTACGCCGCCCTGATCGTCATCCTCGCCGAGGGCGGCCTGACCACGCGGTGGTCGACGATCCGGCCGGTGGTGCCGGTCGCCGTCGCGCTCGCCACGGTCGGGGTAGGCGTGAGCGTGGGGGTGACCGCCCTGGTCGCGCACGCGGCGTTCGACATGGAGTGGCGCCACGCGCTGCTGCTGGGCGCCATCGTGTCGTCCACCGACGCGGCGGCGGTGTTCTCGGTGCTGCGGCGGCTGCCGCTGAGCCAGCGAGTCGTCGGCGCCCTGGAGGCGGAGTCGGGATTCAACGACGCGCCGGTGGTGATCCTGGTCTCGGCCCTGTCCATGCCGGGCGAGCCGGGGTCGCTATGGCAGCTGCTCGGCATGCTGGTGTTCGAGCTGGCCGTGGGGGCCGTGGTCGGGCTGGCGGTCGGGCGGGTCGGCGCCGCGACGCTGCGCCGGGTCGCGCTGCCGGCCTCGGGCCTGTACCCGCTGGCGGTGTTCGGGCTGATCGTGGGCGCGTACGCGGCGGCGGCGCTGCTGCACGGCAGCGGGTTCCTGGCGACGTACCTGGCCGCCCTGGTGCTCGGCAACGCGCGGCTGCCGCACGGGCCGGCCACCCGGGGGTTCGCCGAGGGCCTGGCGTGGCTGGCGCAGATCGGGCTGTTCATCCTGCTAGGCCTGCTCGCCACCCCGCACGACATGGGCTCGGCGCTGCTGCCGGCGCTGGTGATCGGCACGGCGCTGCTGCTGCTCGCCCGGCCGCTGTCCGTGCTGGTCTCCGTGCTGCCGTTCCGGATGCCGTGGCGGGAGCAGGCGATCCTGTCGTGGGCTGGGCTGCGGGGCGCGGTGCCGATCGTCCTGGCGACGGTCCCGCTGGTGACCGGCGTGGAGCGGGCAGGGCAGCTGTTCAACATCGTGTTCGTGCTGGTCGTGGTGTTCACGCTGGTCCAGGGTCCGACGCTGCCGTGGCTCGCGCGCCTGCTCGGGTTCGGGCACGGCCTGGACGCGCACGACCTGGGGGTGGAGTCCGCGCCGCTGGAGCATCTGGGCGCGCACCTGCTGGAGGTGCGGGTGCCGGACGACTCGCGGCTGCACGGGGTGGAGATCTTCGAGCTGCGGCTGCCGCGCGGAGCCGCGGTGACGCTGGTGGTCCGGGACGGGCAGAGCTTCGTGCCCACCCCCACGACCACGCTGCGGCACGGGGACGAGCTGCTGGTGGTGACGACCGAGGAGGTGCGCGAGGAGACCGAGCGGCGGCTGCGGGCGGTGAGCCGGGGCGGGAAGCTCGCGCGTTGGTTCGGGGAGCATGGGTAA